In Vibrio sp. 10N, the following proteins share a genomic window:
- the hyi gene encoding hydroxypyruvate isomerase encodes MPKFAANLSMLFTEFDFLERFEQAALAGFKGVEYLFPYDFEAQTIKTQLENHQLEQVLFNLPAGDWELGDRGIAVDPNRIEEFQLGVAQAIEYAKVLGNTQVNCLAGIVPEGVTEQDAHTTFVINLRYAAQQLEAAGIALVIEAINTRDIPGFFLNTTEQALEVIAEVGSDNLSLQYDIYHMQIMEGDLSPTIAKNLSNIAHIQLADNPGRHEPGTGEINYHFLLPHLDELGYQGWVGCEYKPKASTRQGLSWLNDFQ; translated from the coding sequence ATGCCCAAATTTGCTGCCAACCTGTCGATGTTGTTTACCGAATTCGATTTTCTAGAACGCTTTGAACAAGCCGCATTGGCGGGGTTTAAGGGGGTTGAATATCTGTTTCCCTATGACTTTGAGGCTCAGACGATAAAGACTCAATTAGAGAACCATCAACTTGAGCAAGTTCTGTTTAATTTGCCTGCTGGTGATTGGGAGTTGGGGGACCGAGGGATTGCCGTTGACCCAAATCGAATTGAGGAGTTTCAGCTTGGTGTCGCGCAAGCGATTGAATACGCGAAGGTATTAGGAAATACACAAGTGAACTGCCTTGCTGGCATCGTGCCGGAAGGTGTCACTGAGCAAGATGCTCATACGACGTTTGTGATTAACCTTCGCTATGCGGCTCAGCAACTCGAGGCTGCAGGCATTGCGCTGGTGATCGAAGCAATTAATACCCGAGACATTCCTGGCTTCTTCCTAAACACCACAGAGCAAGCGCTGGAGGTGATCGCTGAAGTGGGCAGTGACAATCTGTCGCTGCAGTACGACATCTACCACATGCAGATCATGGAGGGCGACTTGTCGCCGACAATAGCGAAGAACCTGTCAAACATTGCTCACATTCAATTGGCGGATAATCCAGGGCGTCATGAGCCCGGAACCGGAGAAATCAATTATCACTTTTTGCTGCCGCATCTTGATGAACTTGGTTATCAAGGTTGGGTTGGATGTGAATACAAGCCCAAAGCCAGTACGCGTCAGGGGCTATCGTGGTTGAACGATTTTCAATAA
- the gcl gene encoding glyoxylate carboligase: MARMKAIEAAVAVLKKEGIQIAFGVPGAAINPMYAAMKKLGGIEHVLARHVEGASHMAEGFTRTEQDNIGVCIGTSGPAGTDMITGLYSASADSIPILCITGQAPRDRLHKEDFQAVDIESIAKPVTKWATTVLEPAQVPRAFQKAFHLMRSGRPGPVLIDLPLDVQLAEIEFDIDTYEPLEAFKPSATREQVEKALDMLTEAEKPVIVSGGGVINAGASELLQQFAEITGIPVIPTLMGWGSIPDDHELMAGMVGLQTAHRYGNETLLESDFVFGVGNRFANRHTGSLDVYTKGRKFVHIDIEPTQIGRVFCPDLGIVSDAKAALELMVDVAKERAANDMLPERSAWVGQCQHRKATMLRKTHFTDTPIKPMRVYEEMNQAFGEDTCYVSTIGLSQIAAAQFLHVYKPRHWINCGQAGPLGWTVPAALGVKVADPQRNVVAISGDYDFQFMIEELAVGAQFNLPYIHVVVNNSYLGLIRQAQRQFDIDYCVQLAFENQNSPEVEGYGVDHVKVVEGLGCKALRVTDPAKIQAAFAQARSLMAAHQVPVVVEVILERVTNISMGAEINAINEFEPLADSDGDAPTALAKRDRAQ; encoded by the coding sequence ATGGCAAGAATGAAGGCAATAGAAGCCGCGGTAGCGGTACTTAAAAAAGAAGGGATCCAGATTGCATTTGGTGTTCCTGGCGCGGCAATTAATCCGATGTATGCTGCGATGAAGAAACTAGGAGGTATCGAGCACGTGCTTGCTCGTCACGTGGAAGGTGCCTCTCATATGGCTGAAGGCTTTACGCGCACCGAGCAAGACAACATCGGTGTGTGTATTGGAACATCGGGTCCTGCTGGTACGGATATGATTACTGGCCTTTATTCCGCATCAGCGGACTCGATCCCTATTTTGTGCATTACTGGTCAAGCGCCACGTGATCGCTTGCACAAAGAGGATTTTCAGGCGGTAGACATTGAATCTATCGCCAAACCCGTCACTAAGTGGGCGACAACGGTATTAGAGCCAGCTCAGGTTCCTCGTGCCTTTCAAAAAGCATTTCATTTAATGCGCTCGGGACGCCCTGGCCCAGTGCTGATTGACCTGCCCCTTGATGTACAGTTGGCCGAAATTGAGTTTGATATTGATACCTATGAGCCGTTAGAGGCCTTTAAGCCGTCGGCCACTCGTGAGCAAGTAGAGAAAGCGCTCGACATGCTCACGGAGGCAGAGAAGCCCGTCATTGTTTCTGGTGGTGGGGTGATTAATGCTGGTGCCTCTGAGCTGTTGCAGCAGTTTGCTGAGATAACGGGTATCCCAGTCATTCCAACGCTCATGGGGTGGGGTTCAATCCCAGATGATCATGAGCTGATGGCGGGTATGGTCGGGCTGCAAACGGCGCATCGATATGGTAACGAAACGCTGCTCGAGTCTGATTTTGTATTTGGTGTCGGTAATCGCTTTGCGAATCGACATACAGGTTCTCTAGATGTTTACACTAAGGGACGAAAGTTTGTTCATATTGATATTGAACCGACTCAAATTGGTCGAGTGTTCTGCCCCGATCTTGGGATTGTCTCGGACGCCAAAGCAGCATTGGAGCTAATGGTCGATGTTGCGAAAGAACGCGCGGCGAACGACATGCTTCCAGAGAGATCGGCTTGGGTTGGACAATGTCAGCATCGTAAAGCCACCATGCTGCGCAAAACTCATTTCACTGATACGCCGATCAAACCTATGCGTGTTTATGAAGAGATGAACCAAGCATTTGGAGAGGACACTTGCTATGTCAGTACGATTGGCCTTTCACAAATTGCGGCAGCACAGTTTCTTCATGTTTACAAACCAAGGCATTGGATCAATTGCGGCCAAGCCGGACCGCTAGGTTGGACCGTTCCAGCCGCACTGGGCGTTAAGGTTGCCGATCCCCAGCGCAATGTGGTCGCGATTTCAGGCGATTACGACTTCCAGTTCATGATAGAAGAGTTGGCAGTCGGAGCTCAGTTCAATCTCCCTTATATTCACGTTGTAGTGAATAACTCTTATTTGGGACTGATTCGCCAAGCACAGCGTCAGTTTGATATCGACTACTGCGTGCAACTAGCATTTGAAAACCAAAATTCACCAGAAGTGGAAGGTTATGGTGTCGATCATGTGAAGGTCGTTGAGGGTTTGGGCTGTAAAGCCCTGCGTGTTACAGACCCAGCCAAGATACAGGCGGCTTTCGCACAGGCCCGCTCGTTAATGGCAGCCCATCAAGTACCGGTAGTGGTAGAAGTCATCCTTGAGCGAGTCACGAATATCTCCATGGGGGCAGAAATCAATGCCATCAATGAGTTTGAACCTCTTGCGGATAGCGATGGTGATGCTCCTACGGCATTGGCAAAACGCGATCGAGCACAATAA
- the aceB gene encoding malate synthase A: MKTAPANRLNVTGSMNSKDYQEILNEEALGFLNTLVAHFGDRREALLKQREVKQAAYDAGELPSFRSDTESIRQDKSWQVNTIPEPLLDRRVEITGPVDRKMVINALNSGAKVFMCCFEDASSPTWANMVEGQINLRDANNGTISHYDENKNKHYTLTADPALLIARPRGLHLPENSIQFNNKPIAGCLMDFALYFFHNYQSRAAKGLGVYYYIPKLECMEEAKWWDDVFSFTENYFGLPTGTIRATVLIETLPAVFQMDEILYAMKDHIVAMNCGRWDYIFSYIKTLKNHKDRILPDRHGIGMDKAFLNAYSQLLVKTCHARGALAMGGMSAFIPAKDPQEMAKVTAKVIEDKQRESQNGHDGTWVAHPALVDLAMSTFDEQLNGKINQLDFVSPETDICAETLLKPCEGTRDEAGVRKNIRIALYYIEAWIQGHGCVPIYGLMEDAATAEISRANIWQWIHHGITLDDGQAFNKDLFHTWLYQELKTIQQEVGDTRYYAGRFEETADLFYELSTSKQFANFLTLPSYSLL; encoded by the coding sequence ATGAAAACAGCACCCGCGAATCGGCTGAATGTAACAGGGTCGATGAACAGCAAGGACTATCAAGAGATTCTCAATGAGGAAGCTTTAGGTTTTCTCAATACCTTAGTGGCACATTTTGGCGATCGCAGAGAAGCACTTCTCAAGCAAAGAGAGGTTAAACAAGCGGCCTATGATGCTGGCGAGTTACCAAGTTTTCGTAGCGACACCGAATCGATCCGACAAGACAAAAGCTGGCAAGTGAACACTATCCCCGAGCCACTACTGGATCGCCGAGTAGAAATTACTGGCCCGGTTGACCGCAAGATGGTGATCAATGCCCTCAATTCTGGCGCCAAAGTCTTTATGTGCTGCTTTGAAGATGCTTCTTCACCCACATGGGCAAACATGGTGGAAGGTCAAATCAACCTTAGGGACGCCAACAACGGCACCATTAGCCACTACGATGAAAACAAGAACAAGCACTACACACTCACAGCGGATCCCGCGTTATTGATCGCCAGACCACGCGGGCTGCATTTACCAGAAAACTCGATTCAGTTTAATAATAAACCAATCGCCGGTTGTTTAATGGACTTCGCTCTGTACTTCTTCCACAACTATCAGTCACGAGCAGCGAAAGGGCTTGGTGTTTACTACTACATTCCCAAGTTAGAGTGTATGGAAGAAGCCAAATGGTGGGATGATGTCTTTTCATTTACTGAAAACTATTTTGGCCTACCGACAGGCACAATCCGCGCCACCGTGCTCATCGAAACCCTTCCCGCAGTGTTCCAAATGGATGAAATATTGTATGCAATGAAAGACCATATCGTTGCTATGAACTGCGGTCGCTGGGATTACATTTTTAGCTACATTAAGACGCTTAAGAATCACAAAGATCGTATTCTTCCTGACCGTCACGGTATCGGCATGGATAAGGCGTTTCTGAACGCCTACAGCCAGCTGCTGGTTAAAACCTGCCACGCACGCGGTGCTCTCGCTATGGGTGGAATGTCTGCATTCATCCCTGCTAAAGACCCACAAGAAATGGCCAAAGTGACCGCAAAAGTCATCGAAGACAAACAAAGAGAGTCTCAAAACGGCCATGATGGTACCTGGGTCGCGCACCCTGCTCTGGTTGATTTGGCGATGTCGACGTTTGATGAGCAGCTCAACGGCAAGATTAATCAACTCGATTTTGTTAGCCCTGAGACAGATATATGCGCAGAAACGCTACTGAAGCCTTGTGAAGGTACTCGCGACGAGGCTGGCGTTCGCAAGAATATTCGCATCGCACTCTACTATATCGAAGCATGGATCCAAGGCCATGGCTGTGTCCCTATCTACGGTCTTATGGAAGACGCCGCTACTGCCGAGATATCTCGCGCCAACATCTGGCAATGGATCCACCACGGTATCACGCTCGATGATGGTCAGGCGTTTAACAAAGATCTTTTTCACACTTGGCTCTACCAAGAGCTAAAAACCATTCAACAGGAAGTAGGCGACACTCGTTACTATGCCGGACGCTTTGAAGAAACTGCTGACCTTTTCTATGAGCTGTCGACATCGAAACAATTCGCCAACTTCCTGACTCTTCCAAGCTACTCCCTACTTTAA
- a CDS encoding GlcG/HbpS family heme-binding protein: MGSLTLNQALTIIDGTFQAGEKDACAPLTAAVLDSGGKLISLQRQDGSSMMRPDIAIAKAWGALALGCSSRKLAQDADARPAFISAVNVLAHGNMVPVPGGLLIRDKDQHVIGAIGVSGDLSDTDERCALVGIAAADLCSDEQAA, translated from the coding sequence ATGGGAAGTTTAACTCTTAACCAAGCACTAACGATCATTGATGGCACCTTCCAGGCAGGGGAAAAAGATGCATGTGCACCGTTAACAGCGGCAGTACTCGATAGCGGTGGAAAACTCATCTCTCTGCAACGCCAGGATGGTTCTAGCATGATGAGACCCGACATCGCGATTGCGAAAGCCTGGGGAGCACTAGCGCTTGGTTGTTCGTCTAGGAAGCTGGCACAAGATGCGGATGCAAGACCTGCGTTTATCTCAGCGGTGAACGTCTTGGCACACGGCAACATGGTCCCCGTACCTGGTGGTCTGCTGATTCGAGATAAAGATCAGCATGTCATTGGCGCTATCGGTGTCAGTGGCGATCTGTCCGATACCGACGAGCGCTGCGCACTAGTTGGGATCGCAGCCGCGGATTTATGTAGCGACGAGCAAGCCGCGTAA
- a CDS encoding MarR family winged helix-turn-helix transcriptional regulator, protein MDAIDRLVEQWATEKPTLDTDPMAMMGRLMRIAKYMETKVADLHKKYDLKLGEFDVIATLRRSGQPYCLTPSELIDTMMLTSGAMTNRLDKLESKGLILREHSKEDRRSVTVQLTQDGLVLIDQLIEEHADVQKNLVKSLSAAQKKQANQLLKVWLSQYE, encoded by the coding sequence ATGGACGCGATAGATCGATTGGTCGAACAGTGGGCAACAGAAAAGCCAACACTGGATACGGATCCGATGGCGATGATGGGAAGGCTCATGCGTATCGCTAAGTACATGGAAACCAAAGTGGCAGATTTACACAAGAAGTATGATCTGAAGCTAGGTGAATTTGACGTGATCGCAACACTTCGCCGTAGTGGTCAACCATACTGTCTAACGCCGTCTGAGCTGATTGATACAATGATGCTGACGTCCGGCGCGATGACCAACCGACTCGATAAACTAGAGAGTAAGGGCCTGATCTTGCGTGAGCATAGCAAAGAAGACCGTCGCAGTGTGACGGTGCAGTTGACGCAAGATGGTTTGGTGCTGATTGATCAGTTAATTGAAGAGCATGCCGACGTACAAAAAAATCTCGTGAAATCATTGAGCGCGGCGCAAAAGAAACAAGCTAATCAGTTGCTCAAAGTGTGGCTAAGCCAATACGAATAA
- a CDS encoding DMT family transporter, whose protein sequence is MNILLAMIPAFFWGTTYAVTKFTLPDWPPILLGALRALPAGLLLLLVKPSLPKKGEWKILFILGTVNIATFFGLIFVMAQTLPSTISGVGMVSVPVFAMLYQWLVNKKRPSWLQTLSGLALVLFAFFLFSPGSISLNPIGLGAMLAAIMCIVVGSGMTKTLGGRIHWWTILTWQLILGGAVLGLASGVHAALEPQIYVSVIDNFSTQNLMGLLWVVGLNTALSYGMYVWLLQRMSVVDFTFGGIANPIAGIVCGMVLLSESFTQTQYALMIGMIMMSLVPQTLQAVKQHRLASLAKQG, encoded by the coding sequence ATGAATATACTTTTAGCTATGATCCCCGCTTTCTTCTGGGGTACAACCTATGCGGTCACCAAGTTTACGCTTCCAGACTGGCCGCCGATCCTACTGGGTGCACTTCGCGCATTGCCAGCGGGCTTGTTATTGCTATTAGTAAAACCTTCACTGCCTAAGAAGGGCGAGTGGAAAATTTTGTTTATCTTGGGCACCGTAAACATTGCGACCTTCTTTGGCCTTATCTTTGTCATGGCGCAAACCCTACCGTCAACGATTTCCGGCGTTGGCATGGTGTCTGTACCAGTATTCGCCATGTTGTATCAGTGGCTCGTGAATAAGAAGCGTCCAAGCTGGCTGCAAACACTCAGCGGTCTAGCGCTTGTGTTGTTCGCTTTCTTTCTGTTTTCACCAGGTTCAATCTCGCTCAACCCTATCGGTTTAGGCGCCATGTTGGCAGCGATAATGTGTATTGTTGTTGGTAGCGGCATGACCAAAACACTCGGCGGACGTATCCATTGGTGGACGATTTTGACTTGGCAGTTGATTTTGGGTGGTGCTGTACTTGGGCTCGCATCTGGCGTTCACGCAGCGCTCGAGCCGCAAATCTACGTATCGGTGATCGACAATTTTTCCACTCAGAACCTAATGGGGCTACTTTGGGTTGTGGGTCTCAATACCGCGTTAAGTTATGGCATGTACGTTTGGCTGCTGCAACGCATGAGTGTGGTCGACTTTACCTTTGGCGGCATCGCTAACCCTATCGCCGGTATTGTGTGTGGTATGGTGCTGCTTAGCGAGTCATTTACGCAAACCCAATATGCATTGATGATTGGCATGATCATGATGTCCTTGGTGCCACAGACTCTGCAAGCCGTCAAACAGCACCGATTAGCCAGTTTAGCCAAACAAGGCTAA
- a CDS encoding glutaredoxin family protein → MKRLVLYVKDKCPHCKDAQRYLDSKGYKYRLTNAKMQRGRKELDAIGARSLPVLKIGDRYMIGWNPKNFEKMYNSN, encoded by the coding sequence ATGAAACGACTTGTCCTCTACGTAAAAGACAAATGCCCACATTGCAAAGACGCTCAACGCTACCTAGACAGCAAAGGGTATAAATATCGCTTAACTAACGCGAAAATGCAGCGTGGCCGAAAAGAGCTCGACGCGATTGGTGCTCGTTCATTACCTGTATTGAAAATTGGTGACCGCTACATGATTGGCTGGAACCCAAAAAATTTCGAGAAGATGTATAACAGCAATTAG
- a CDS encoding LysR family transcriptional regulator: protein MDIKQLTHFLAVVDHQNFTRAAQAVRIAQPALSISIRKFEQQLGIQLFTRIDKQVRLTQEGRALEPHARKVLQQIEDAKLAVDEMKGLLKGEVRLGTPSMMGSYFFPEIVMAFKSAYPHLKMTVVEAGTQDIRRMLLSGEIDLGVIRNKEVPEDLEVDQIFRSEMVAVVSEHHPFATRQSLDFAEFFDEELVMFKPGYFHRDFIDEECKRRQVDAKFSFETNLLPMILSIVKHEYAITALLELVTEHEPETRGVSFEPPVYVDLALAWRKDGYLSRADRSFIEFIKKQV, encoded by the coding sequence GTGGACATTAAGCAGCTTACTCATTTTCTTGCGGTGGTTGACCATCAGAATTTTACTCGTGCCGCGCAAGCGGTGAGGATCGCCCAGCCTGCGCTTAGTATTTCAATTCGAAAGTTTGAGCAACAACTCGGTATTCAACTTTTTACCCGTATCGATAAGCAAGTTCGTCTTACTCAAGAGGGACGAGCACTTGAGCCTCATGCTCGCAAAGTGTTGCAGCAAATCGAGGATGCGAAACTGGCGGTAGATGAAATGAAAGGGTTGTTAAAAGGTGAGGTTCGATTAGGAACGCCGAGTATGATGGGGTCGTATTTTTTTCCAGAAATCGTCATGGCGTTCAAAAGTGCTTATCCACATCTCAAGATGACGGTCGTTGAGGCGGGCACTCAAGATATCCGTAGAATGCTGCTAAGTGGTGAAATAGATCTTGGCGTGATTAGAAACAAAGAGGTACCGGAAGATTTGGAAGTCGATCAGATCTTTCGTTCAGAGATGGTGGCGGTTGTGAGTGAGCACCATCCCTTCGCTACTCGACAATCACTCGACTTTGCTGAGTTTTTCGATGAGGAACTCGTCATGTTTAAGCCTGGATACTTTCACCGTGATTTCATTGATGAAGAATGTAAACGTAGGCAGGTCGACGCTAAATTTTCTTTCGAAACCAACTTATTGCCGATGATTCTGTCAATCGTAAAACATGAATACGCCATCACTGCACTGCTTGAACTAGTGACTGAACACGAGCCAGAAACTCGCGGTGTTTCTTTTGAACCGCCGGTGTATGTCGACCTGGCTTTAGCTTGGCGTAAAGATGGCTATTTGTCTCGCGCAGATAGGAGCTTCATCGAATTCATTAAAAAGCAGGTGTAG
- a CDS encoding MFS transporter, whose amino-acid sequence MIELHSPQYRRITLALALGSFLVFCNLYVFQPILPQLSSHFGVSETEINWVFAASTLALSLCLVPWAITSESIGRRSVMLGGLLSLPFIGYAMMLTDSLTAIVLLRAAMGVGLAAFASVAVAYMVEELSPDAFTKAIGGYIAANSLGGIAGRVAGGILTDYFDWKTAVFAIATFTLISALVVVMMLPKQQNFKPTRGLFYHHNRSLVAHISNPTVWIAMLIGGINFALFVNLYSVMGFRLVEAPHSLPIALSSLIFLCYLAGTVTSKVSANWRKKYPPIPGMVLGTLLSLLGMLIALFEVIPAMLLGLLLISGGAFFTHTLAYAWVSQKATHAKATATALYLVHYYIGGSLGGFFLLYCWQVGRWPGVVEGGALLYIALFALCYKLYHVNQRSSLADKPINHPS is encoded by the coding sequence GTGATTGAATTGCACTCTCCTCAATATCGACGCATTACCTTAGCACTGGCATTGGGCTCGTTTTTGGTGTTTTGCAATCTTTATGTTTTCCAGCCTATCTTGCCACAACTCAGCAGCCACTTCGGCGTATCAGAAACCGAGATCAACTGGGTGTTCGCAGCTTCTACACTTGCGCTCTCCTTGTGTTTAGTGCCATGGGCGATTACCTCAGAGAGCATCGGAAGGCGCTCTGTCATGTTAGGCGGGCTCCTGTCATTGCCATTCATAGGCTATGCGATGATGCTTACCGACAGCCTAACTGCGATCGTCCTCCTTAGAGCGGCTATGGGCGTAGGACTCGCGGCATTTGCCTCTGTGGCGGTGGCTTATATGGTAGAAGAGCTCTCTCCAGACGCATTTACTAAGGCAATTGGTGGTTACATTGCTGCTAACTCTCTCGGGGGAATTGCAGGTCGCGTAGCCGGTGGGATCTTAACTGACTATTTTGATTGGAAGACGGCGGTATTTGCGATCGCGACGTTTACTTTAATCTCGGCTCTCGTCGTGGTCATGATGCTGCCCAAACAACAAAACTTTAAGCCAACACGTGGCCTGTTCTATCACCACAACCGCAGCCTGGTTGCACATATTTCCAATCCTACCGTCTGGATAGCAATGCTTATAGGCGGTATCAACTTCGCGCTGTTCGTTAACCTCTATTCGGTGATGGGGTTTCGATTGGTCGAAGCGCCCCATAGCCTCCCCATCGCATTAAGTTCGTTAATATTCCTGTGCTATCTGGCAGGTACCGTCACTTCTAAAGTGAGCGCGAACTGGCGCAAGAAGTATCCGCCAATACCCGGAATGGTGCTTGGTACGCTGTTAAGTCTACTTGGCATGCTCATCGCTCTATTTGAGGTAATACCCGCGATGCTGTTGGGACTGCTACTCATTAGTGGCGGCGCATTCTTCACTCATACGCTGGCCTATGCTTGGGTAAGCCAAAAAGCCACCCACGCAAAAGCCACCGCGACCGCGCTGTATCTCGTTCACTATTATATTGGCGGCAGTTTGGGTGGATTTTTCTTGCTCTATTGCTGGCAAGTGGGTCGGTGGCCGGGCGTGGTTGAAGGGGGTGCGTTGCTCTACATTGCGCTATTTGCCCTTTGCTATAAGCTGTATCACGTTAATCAGCGCAGTTCACTCGCCGATAAGCCGATTAACCACCCTTCGTAG
- a CDS encoding DUF1415 domain-containing protein, translated as MSLREEVVKIEQQVQQWLKDVVIGLNLCPFAAKPERNKQIKTFVSLADKEEGLLEDILSELMLLEQTDAKDLETTLVVVPKMLHDFVDYNFFIDWVEALIKQNGWEGIYQVATFHPNYCFGGAEPEDPENLTNRSPYPIFHLIREESMERVLKHYPDPEAIPDNNIARVSDLDEHERKRLFPYLFS; from the coding sequence ATGTCGTTACGTGAAGAAGTAGTAAAGATCGAGCAACAAGTTCAACAATGGTTAAAAGACGTGGTCATCGGTTTAAATCTTTGCCCGTTTGCAGCGAAACCTGAGCGCAATAAGCAGATAAAGACGTTTGTCAGCCTTGCTGATAAGGAAGAAGGGTTACTTGAGGATATTTTAAGTGAGCTGATGCTGCTTGAACAAACCGATGCAAAAGATTTGGAAACCACACTGGTTGTCGTGCCTAAAATGCTGCATGATTTTGTCGACTACAACTTCTTCATCGATTGGGTTGAAGCCCTAATTAAGCAAAATGGCTGGGAAGGCATCTACCAAGTCGCCACCTTCCACCCCAATTACTGTTTTGGGGGCGCCGAGCCAGAAGATCCAGAAAATCTCACTAATCGCTCACCGTATCCAATCTTCCACCTTATCCGCGAAGAGAGTATGGAACGCGTACTGAAACACTACCCTGATCCAGAGGCCATCCCTGACAACAACATTGCGCGAGTGAGTGATCTGGACGAGCACGAGAGAAAGCGTCTGTTCCCGTACCTGTTTTCGTAA
- a CDS encoding nucleoside triphosphate pyrophosphohydrolase family protein, whose translation MKLTKLTQPIFDHLYRDITEFRTTFDLPVNNAESLDDAADTLHSSLAIEEMTELAEADCKVEQADAIIDSVYVLMGRLVHLGDSKVEDNIAISYLIELLLHVAANRDIDFITCWDEIHSSNMSKVCRNEKEYQETEAHYAEQGIKLMAVTKGEYIIAKCAEDFVSEAKTIRKGKVLKSVYYRPADLSPLV comes from the coding sequence ATGAAACTAACCAAACTTACCCAACCGATCTTTGATCACCTGTACCGTGACATTACCGAATTTCGTACAACCTTTGACTTACCAGTGAATAATGCTGAGTCACTGGATGATGCAGCTGACACTCTACATAGCTCACTGGCGATTGAAGAGATGACCGAGCTTGCTGAAGCTGACTGTAAAGTAGAACAAGCAGACGCAATTATCGATTCCGTGTATGTCTTAATGGGCCGCCTGGTTCATCTTGGTGACAGCAAAGTCGAAGACAACATTGCGATTAGCTACCTCATCGAACTGCTGCTACATGTCGCGGCTAACCGTGATATCGACTTCATTACATGCTGGGATGAAATTCACTCGAGCAACATGAGCAAAGTATGTCGCAACGAGAAAGAGTACCAGGAAACGGAAGCGCACTATGCTGAGCAAGGTATCAAACTAATGGCGGTGACCAAAGGTGAATACATTATTGCTAAATGTGCCGAAGATTTCGTATCAGAAGCGAAAACCATCCGCAAAGGCAAAGTCTTGAAGTCGGTTTACTACCGCCCTGCGGACTTATCGCCGCTGGTTTAG